The genomic region CTGGCCGAGGGCGGAGCACCTGCCACCGGACGCAAGCTGATCGAAGAGGCCTCGGAACTGGCCGAGGCGGCCCTCCTCCACCACGCGGGCCGGGCCGACGACCGGCGGGTAGCCGAGGAGGCGGGAGACGTCATCTACCACCTGCTGGTCCTGCTGGCGGAACGGGGTGTCAGCGCCCGAGAAGTGGTCGAGGAATTGGCCTCCCGCCGCCGGACAGCGTCAGAGCGGCAGTGACGCACCCGGATTCCGGCGCCAATCGTTAACCGGCGTGGCGCCGGTAGTCTCCGAGCATCGAGCGAGGGGAACGGGGCATGATCGAGGAACGGATCCGCAAGGCGCCGTCGGGTGTGCTGGCGCTGCTGGTCCTGCTGCTGCTGTTCGCCCTCGACATCTACATGCTGATCAGAGGCATCATCGACGGGACTCTCTGGCTGATCCTGGTCACATCGTTACTGATCCCGATCCTTCTCATCCTGTCCGCAGGCCTGTTCACGGTGGCCCCGAACGAGGCCCGTGTCCTCCAGTTATTCGGAAGCTACGTGGGCACGGTCCGCGACACCGGACTCCGGTACACCAATCCCCTCTACTCGAAGCAGCGCATCTCGGTACGGGTCCGCAACTTCGAGACGGAACGTTCGAAGGTCAACGACATCGACGGCAACCCGATCGAGATGGCGGCGGTGGTGGTCTGGAAGGTGGCCGACACCGCCGAAGCCAGCTTCGAGGTGGACGACTACGTCAACTTCGTGCACGTCCAGAGCGAGTCAGCCGTGCGCAACCTGGCCACCCGCTATCCGTACGACACGCAGAAGGAGGGACAGATCTCGCTGCGCGGCGACACCGAGG from bacterium harbors:
- a CDS encoding SPFH domain-containing protein; protein product: MIEERIRKAPSGVLALLVLLLLFALDIYMLIRGIIDGTLWLILVTSLLIPILLILSAGLFTVAPNEARVLQLFGSYVGTVRDTGLRYTNPLYSKQRISVRVRNFETERSKVNDIDGNPIEMAAVVVWKVADTAEASFEVDDYVNFVHVQSESAVRNLATRYPYDTQKEGQISLRGDTEEIADQLKTEIQGRLGTAGVEVLESRITHLAYAPEIASAMLQRQQAGAIIAARSQIVEGAVSMVEMALAGLSTRGIVELDEERKANMVSNLLVVLCGDKATQPVLNTDTL